The DNA segment TTTGCAAATCGAGACCCCCAGCAGGGCGCATCTGCGGGTATTCGAACGGGGCGTGGGCGAAACCCGTGCCTGTGGCACTGGCGCCTGCGCCGCCATGGTCTACGCACACCAGCGGGAGCTGGTGGAGGACAAGGTGGACATGCATCTGCCGGGTGGCGCCCTGACAATCCACTGGAGTGGACCGGGTCAGCCAGTTACTATGAAGGGGCCCGCAATCACGGTTTTTCACGGGCAAATTATTCTCTGAATAACAATACCGGCAGGGTGGCAGTCCATTCGCACTTCCCGGGGATTTCGCGCACCTGTCACCAGAGGGTGCCCGCCCGCTGAAGTGGCAACTGCAACTCAGGTCCGCACAGATATCGAACACATCAAAATGGAACAAACAGACGCCAAGCATTCCCTTGACGAGATTGCCTCCGATACCCACAAGGAGGCCCAGCGCAATGAAAAGCTGCTCGCGCGCCAAGTTGCCCGCTACCTGATACAAAACCCCGAGTTCTTTGTCGAGCGGATGGACCTGCTGGAGACCATCAAATTGCCGCGGGAGAATGGCAAGACCGTGTCTTTGATGACACACCAGACCAACCTGTTGCGCGAGCGCAATATCGAGATGCGTCAGCGGCTCGACCAGCTGCTGCACAACGCCCGCGAAAACGACCAGTTATTTTTCAACAGCCGCCGCCTGATTCTGGCCCTGCTGGAGGCGCAGAGCGTGAGCGAGGCCACCGAGATCCTCTATGCCAGCTTTTCTGCCGACTTCAAAGTGCAATTCACCACCCTGACCCTGTTTGACCCCCCACCTGGGGCGCGCGGCAGCCTGGGCCAGGCAAAAACCAGTTCCAGCACCAGTGCTCAAACCGCTATTGGAGGAATTCTGCGCAATGGCCGCCCTGTTTGTGGCATTCTACGCCCGATAGAGCGAGCATACCTGTTTGCGGGGCAGGGGCAACAGGTGGCCTCTGCCGCAGTGGTGCCGCTGGGCGGCCAATTGGGAGTGCTTGCGACAGGTTCTTCCGACCCGCAATACTATCGTTCCAGCCTCGGCACACTGTTTATTTCCTACATCGCCGAGGTACTCGAACGCCTGCTGCCAAGGTTGTTGGAGCGCTAAGTGGAGAGCGATTTTACAGGGTTTCTACCAGCAAGCCAACGGGTCTCTCAGGGCTGGCAACAAACGTGCACCGTCACCCTGTAGGAGGGGTGAACTTGTTGCGGGGCTAAATCGGGCGGCTACCGTATTTGGGCTGTGGCTTGCGCGGGGGATCGGCGCTGA comes from the Microbulbifer sp. MI-G genome and includes:
- a CDS encoding DUF484 family protein, which encodes MEQTDAKHSLDEIASDTHKEAQRNEKLLARQVARYLIQNPEFFVERMDLLETIKLPRENGKTVSLMTHQTNLLRERNIEMRQRLDQLLHNARENDQLFFNSRRLILALLEAQSVSEATEILYASFSADFKVQFTTLTLFDPPPGARGSLGQAKTSSSTSAQTAIGGILRNGRPVCGILRPIERAYLFAGQGQQVASAAVVPLGGQLGVLATGSSDPQYYRSSLGTLFISYIAEVLERLLPRLLER